In Bos taurus isolate L1 Dominette 01449 registration number 42190680 breed Hereford chromosome 9, ARS-UCD2.0, whole genome shotgun sequence, a single genomic region encodes these proteins:
- the TSPYL1 gene encoding testis-specific Y-encoded-like protein 1 → MSGRDGGERTPLLEAHSLTTSDCAAGAPDPSRCLKTEASQVMAETGEGYFEAVALPPPQLPEEESAPSTAPSDPGCAGTFQIRAGGDGGYVVPEARLEPAPPPTESLETASVSLATDDSLGNGCQPGEPQGLSREKPLETCGAEKLGSDLMAEAKAEEVKTEEGPVFSVAVDEEVVGKEGAKEEEGVEQGMEVEERPVGEEIEMVENRVVEEAGHRPLRMDLRMNPLEAIQLELDSVNAQADRAFQQLEHKFGRMRRHYLERRNYIIQNIPGFWVTAFRNHPQLSPMIRGQDAEMLRYITNLEVKELRHPRTGCKFKFFFRRNPYFRNKLIVKEYEVRASGRVVSLSTPIIWRRGHEPQSFIRRNQEVVCNFFTWFSDHSLPESDRIAEIIKEDLWPNPLQYYLLREGVRRARRRPIREPVEIPRPFGFQSG, encoded by the coding sequence ATGAGCGGCCGAGACGGGGGCGAGAGGACCCCTCTCCTTGAAGCCCACAGCCTCACCACATCCGACTGTGCCGCCGGAGCTCCGGACCCTTCCCGGTGCCTGAAAACAGAGGCGTCACAGGTGATGGCGGAGACGGGTGAGGGGTATTTCGAGGCCGTCGCGCTCCCACCACCCCAGCTTCCAGAGGAGGAAAGCGCACCCTCAACTGCTCCCTCAGATCCAGGCTGTGCCGGTACGTTCCAGATCCGAGCCGGTGGGGATGGCGGATACGTAGTGCCCGAAGCGAGGCTAGAGCCGGCTCCGCCTCCTACGGAGAGCCTGGAAACGGCGTCTGTGTCCCTGGCAACAGACGACAGCCTGGGAAATGGCTGTCAGCCCGGAGAGCCGCAGGGCTTGAGTCGGGAGAAGCCGCTAGAAACTTGTGGCGCGGAGAAGTTGGGGTCTGACTTGATGGCGGAGGCGAAGGCTGAGGAAGTGAAGACTGAAGAGGGCCCCGTCTTCTCGGTCGCAGTGGATGAGGAGgtggtggggaaggaaggagcgaaggaggaggagggagtggaGCAGGGAATGGAGGTGGAGGAGAGGCCAGTCGGTGAAGAAATAGAAATGGTGGAGAACAGAGTGGTGGAGGAGGCGGGGCACCGGCCCCTGCGTATGGATCTCCGCATGAACCCGCTGGAGGCAATCCAGCTGGAACTGGACTCTGTGAACGCTCAGGCTGACCGGGCCTTTCAACAACTAGAGCATAAATTCGGGCGGATGCGTCGACATTACCTCGAGCGGAGGAACTACATCATTCAGAATATCCCGGGCTTCTGGGTCACTGCCTTTCGGAACCACCCCCAGTTGTCTCCCATGATTAGAGGCCAAGATGCAGAGATGTTAAGATACATAACCAATTTGGAGGTGAAGGAGCTCAGACACCCGCGAACAGGCTGCAAGTTCAAGTTCTTCTTTCGGAGAAACCCGTATTTTCGAAACAAGCTGATTGTCAAAGAATATGAGGTCAGAGCCTCTGGCCGAGTAGTGTCTCTTTCCACTCCAATCATATGGCGCCGGGGCCATGAACCCCAGTCCTTCATTCGCAGGAACCAAGAGGTCGTGTGCAATTTCTTCACTTGGTTTTCAGACCACAGCCTTCCAGAGTCTGACAGGATTGCTGAAATTATCAAAGAGGACCTGTGGCCAAATCCACTGCAATACTACCTGCTGCGTGAAGGAGTTCGTAGAGCCAGACGTCGCCCAATAAGGGAGCCTGTGGAGATCCCCAGGCCCTTTGGGTTCCAGTCTGGTTAA